The window CCGACCGCTGCCGCGCATCCAGGCCCGCCAACCCCGAGAAACCGGTGCGCACGCCCGGTGAAGGTGGCCTGAAGCTGTCAGACACGCAGCTGCGTGGAGGCGTGGACCTGTATCCGTCGATCATGCCGTCGCTCGCGCCCTGGGCCGAGAAATACGGCGTGGCGCCACCGCTGGAAAAGGCGTGAACCAACAAATTCCAAATATGCATATGCGCATATTGGTGTAACGAATAAGTAGTTTGGTTTTATAAGCGCGGCTTTTATAGTCGCGGCCATGCACGATATCGCGTTTGTTCTGGCCGGCTTTTTTGTGGGCTTCGTGGTCGGCCTCACGGGCGTCGGCGGTGGTTCGCTGATGACCCCGTTGCTGATCTTCTTCTTCGGCGTGAAGCCGCACCTGGCCATCGGCACCGACCTGCTGTTCGCCGCCTTCACCAAGATGGGCGGCTCGGTGGCGCTCGCCCGCGCCCGCGTCATCGACTGGCCCGTCATGCTGCTGATGGCCTGCGGCAGCATTCCGGCTTCGCTGATCACCCTGTACATCCTCAACCGCGTCGGCCCGGCCGACCCAGCCGTGCAGATGGCGATGACCACCACGCTGGGCGTGGCCCTGCTGCTGACCGCCGTCGCCACCTTGTACAAGGCCGTGCTCGGCAAGGCGGGCCCGCGCCAGACCCTGAACCGCGCGGCCGACGCGAAGCCCCGCCACAAGGCCTTGCCGGTGTTGTTCGGCGCGGTCATCGGTGCGCTGGTTACACTCACTTCCGTCGGTGCGGGCGCGATTGGCGTGCTGGTGCTGATGCTGCTGTATCCGGCGCTTCCGCTGCCGCGCATCGTGGCCGCCGACATTGCCCATGCCGTGCCGCTGA of the Rhodoferax koreense genome contains:
- a CDS encoding sulfite exporter TauE/SafE family protein, giving the protein MHDIAFVLAGFFVGFVVGLTGVGGGSLMTPLLIFFFGVKPHLAIGTDLLFAAFTKMGGSVALARARVIDWPVMLLMACGSIPASLITLYILNRVGPADPAVQMAMTTTLGVALLLTAVATLYKAVLGKAGPRQTLNRAADAKPRHKALPVLFGAVIGALVTLTSVGAGAIGVLVLMLLYPALPLPRIVAADIAHAVPLTLVAGLGHASIGSVEWALLAKLLLGSLPGIWIGSQLMRKTPERLIRSILSLLLAYAGTKLIAL